The window ATCAAGTCCATTTTTCTATTTCAAGTATTAGATGTGAGGTGACGTTAGATGGGATGCTGTGGTCAGACAGAGGCATTCAGATGGCGAGCATTACAATTCATCGTCGTGTTGTATTTCACTTTGCCGCGATTTGACTGTGAAAAGAGTTTCagttaaatgaaagaaatggaagTCATACTGATTGAATTGATACAGAAatgccctttttgtttttacacgaCATCAATGTTTTGAGTGAGTTATGAAAAATTATAGTGTGttgcataaatatataaactgatGCCATGGTTGAAGAAAATTATGTTTAGAATATAAAGAAGACCAACAGTAAAGATTAGATGACGTAACTAACTTAAATGAGTGACGTAAAGAGATTTTTTGTGTTGGCACTTGACAGCTGCCAGTACGTTGTTAATATATTCAATACATAAACTGCTACGATATTTCAGCATATTAAAAAATGGCAAACCTTGTCgtttgtaaacattttaaaaaagcggCACCTACAGTTTTCGACAGGCAATGGGAAAGGACAGCCGTGCGCCGCCGAAAGACCCCAGAGGGCCAAGATGGCTGCGCCCGTGACAGACGCCGGGGAGTTTGAAAGCTGGCTAAATGATCGGCTAGACTCGCTGGAAGTGGACCTCGAGGTGTACGGGGCGTACATTTTAGGGGTCCTGCAAGAAGAGGAGAGTGACGAGGAGAAAGAAGATGCGCTTCAAGGAATTCTATCCGCTTTTCTGGTGAATATTCAAAGCGGCATGTCGCGTAACGCCGCCGAGACTGCGCTCGCGCTCATGTGTTGCTTTCCGTCTCGTCTGCCGGGCGGAACCGAAGTGACAGCGCCGATGTCAGCTGCCGTTTATGGAGCGAGATATCGAGTTTCTTTTGCTGAGGTCCAGACACCAGAGGCGGTGATTTGAACTGTGCTCTCCGGCCATGTGAAATGCTAATCGAGCAACACGTGACAACACCCAAACCTAATGCGTTTCCTTAAGATGTTTTGACAAATTTGGCTCAGAAAAAAAGTGCTATTTTTGGTTAACTATTTGCACACGTGTCGTTATACTGCATACTGTTTGCCAGCGGTTATCAGAGTGTATGTCTAATTGTCATATGCCCTTGTGCAACGTGGCAGCCATGCTGAATGCCGCTTCTGGCTCAACCTCTGGAAGACAACCCAGATGTGGGATCACGGTACCACCACATGAGTCACGTGCTGGTTATGACTGAATTGGCGCATGTTCGTTATTAATAACCTCGTTGGAGAAGTCTGCTGAGTGTATAACATGATCTGTCAGCACTTTACTGTTCTTGGTTTCTTGTGCGCAGGATGAGGAGAGCGTGGAAGATGTCTGCAAACAAATCATCAAGCAGTGGACCGATTGGCGCAACAGATCGGCAGCCAAAAGTGATGCTGGAGATGGTATTGATCCACATTCCCAATCTCATTGAGACAGAagatttgtttaattttttttaccgTGACCTTGACAAACCTTGCAGAACACCCACATACAGTGCAGTTATAATAATACAGCCATGGATAACTGAGATCAACACAATGTGGCAACAATGCGGGTCCAAACTTGCCCAGACAGCTGTAAAGTAATATATAAGAattcatataaatacaaacttATAAACAAAAGTCACAGATAAAGCCAGGAGGCTTGTCAAGTCATTTAAATCTTGATTAAACAGAGCAAAGACAGCTGGCTACCAAGTCCTGCGtgtaggggggaggggggagggggggggattagcTCTGAGTTTTAAATCATTTGCTTTGAGTTTGGAGCAGAGTGCACAAAGACATGTTTGTCTTGCAGAGAATAACATTtcctgaagagaaaaaaaaactaaacaaaagctGTTTCTAAGCCTGcctaaagttttttttttgtgacctGATGACgtgtttgtataaaaaaaaaaaaataacttccACTGAATTTGGTTTGTCATCATTATTACTGGAAAGAGATTGTTTGTTGTGTACATAACCATAAGGATGTGTACACTATCTGCAGTCTCACGCTCAGATGGCTGCCCTCATGGCTCCTTCTGTTCGTGTGCCTTCTTCATATATTGACTGTCAGGAGCAGgtatcgttaaaaaaaaaaatgttgctgtGGTTTATTTACAATTTGTCTGTTCTGCCTTTTCTGTCCTGTAGCTGAGGTCCAGGCTATCGCCAACATGATAGAAAAACAAGCTCAGATTGTAGTGAAACACAAAGAGGTGTCCGAGGAGTccaagaaaaggaaagaagggaaagaagCCCTCCTTGCCCAGTACGCCAACATCACAGACGACGAGCAATATCCTTTGTTTTACAAACCCTTTTGTCACACGTGTTCCTTTGACCCGCGCAGAGGGTTTCATTGTCTCTGTCCACGCTTTATGTCGTCTCATCTAGTGAACATGTCCTTCAGACAGTTATTACCTTGACGAAAGCACTGAAGCCGAAGAAGAGGAGACTACGAGTGGAAATAACTTCCCAGCGGGTGAAAAGTgtatcctttttaaaaagctgtttctATATAATCACATGGAATTCAGTGTCACTGATGGCAATGTGAATGGATAATGCAGTAGTTGCATAACTTGAATGACTTCCCATGACGCACTGCTCCCCTCATTTACACCTCAATAGCAGTGGTATAATGTAGAAATGTTAAATTAGCAGAGTACTTTCAGCGCCGCCTCCTTTACTGAACGTGTCAGCCCTGTTTAAGAACACAAACGTGGAAGAGGTGCTGAGCAGACAAAAGCAAAAGCGGGACCAGGCTCGCGATGACGctcaaaagaagaaggaaggggaCAAGATGCAGCGGGAGAAGGACAAACTCACCAAGCAAGACcgcaaagagaaggagaagaagcgcACGCAGAAAGGTGAACGCAAAAGATAAAAACCCAAGGGAAAGGACACTTTTTGTTACTATCAAAGATGAAATTGCCTCTTTTTAGCAAAACCTCATTGGCACATTCAGTACGCGAACATGTCTTCATCAGACCCTCCATGTTGGTCACTCTCTCTATACGTGTAAATAACAATGGACTGCATACAACGTccaacatttgtattttcttgGGACACCGATACGAGAGGAACAGAACAAATGTTGTCTTGGAATAAAGCTGCCTGTGTTTTAGAGGCTGACGAGTGTTGCTTTGACACGGTGGCCCATGAAATGATCCAAGTATGCTGTTGAAATTGGATTGCTCTTGGGAGCAGAGGAATGCAACAGTTTCTGCTAGTCTCCTCTGTGCTGCCTTGTCATTTCTGCACAAATTAACTTTGGGTTTTAGATTTGACTGTCTatgcagaataaaaacaaaaggagaggTAGCTAAATTATACCTCAAACGTCTACATGTACCACGTTTATAAAGAGGGTCATCATCTTTTGGAATGAACAATAAAAAACGTTTTTCAGCAAATTGGAttgctttattttaaaatttTCCTTTGGCAGAACAAAtgacaagaaaaaacattaagaaCATTAAAATGGGGGCATAAAACAACTCATATTCACAAAGCAATCGGGGAATTAAGTCTACAGACTTGAGAATTGTTGCTTGACACatctttttaataaatacaagcTTTAGTCCTAAGCTGACAAACTGTCGCATTAAGCTGACAAACTGTCGCACTGATGAGAATAATATTTGATAAGACTATCTGGAAATGATGGATAATGTgtgattaatacatttaaatttaaaacgCTGAACTCTTAAAAGTTTCAATATATTGTGTTAGTTactatttccttcttttttttttaaccaaatggCAGATAAAACAAGTGAATACAATTTCCAAAATTAATaggaacatttcagaaaacattttataatttagCATGTTCATATTAAACTACTGAGAGAGCTAATCTTCAAAGTCTTAACGGCATACAGATTATTTTTGTAACTTACATTTCACTGATAggaatatttaatatatttctaatggaaaatgtgattaatacatttaaatttaaaacacTGAACACTTTCTGAAGTCTGAGTATCTTTGCCACAGTTCAGACTTCACCAAATTGCAGTTAAATACGTATGTTTTCTGATTACAGCATGTTACAATAACGTGGGAAAAACTGAAGCTGTCGAAATTAATTGGAACGTTTTAGAAAACTTTTGAATATTTagcatgtttgttttaaactacTGCCCTTATGATTCAATTATTGCTTGGGAATACCCAGAACTAAGGTTCCATTACATTccaataaataagtaaaatggAAGAATTTGCTGAAATCTTCCTCATAAATAGTGCCTTTAAATACAACGGTGATGGAGCGCTTTCCTGTTTATTTGAAACGGACACTAATTCgatgaaattaaattaagatGCAGCGggacacattacatttcatgcaATTCCCGTTCAACATAAGTTAGCCAACTGAGGCTCCTGGGTGCCAAGAAGTGCAGCCATCATCAAGCTTCAAATTGCTCATCTCATATTCTGCAGTGATCACTGTGTTGCAGGTAAAATGTCATTCTAGACTTGCAGGGAACATTAGTTTTCTTTATGTCACCCTGTTGCCGATGGGAAATTTATAATCAGGGAGTTCTGGAGTAGTTTCAATCTGAATTAAGCCCTTTAGCTCTTGCTTAAATCATAACTTTAAAAGTGTATCCCTCGAATGGAGAGGAgcctctctctttgtgtgtggcCTCCCTGTTAACATGGTGGTCCGGCCTCTGAGCAGCTTTCGGGAGTGTCATCTGCAGAGCACACCACAGGGCCGTGCGCATCTTCCTCGTAGTAGCAGCGAGGTCCTTCAGCGCGATGACCAACAACAGGGCGTCTAAGAGACAGAAGAAAGTCAGAACCCGCAGCGTTGGAGAGAGGGACGTACGTCGACCGTTGCAATGCGACTTACCTCTGTCCTCAGAGAACGGAGCTCTCTGCCACTGGTGTTTGGACATGCTGGCGATCTCCTCCTTGCGTCTCGCCTGGGTGATGCAAATAGCCATGTGATGCCTGTTCAGCGCCGTGTGGATGTTGACGTGGATGGGAGTGTTGCACAGACACCCCATTCTGTCCAGAAGGCTCGCCACCTGCAACATACCAACATCATCAACACTTGTATTCTTAGGAATGTGCGAAATTCTACGTACAAGGACAATAAAATTCTACGTACAAGGACACAATGGCTTATTAATTAGCCATCACATAAAACATAACTGCAGACATACAACAAGACATTACGGAAGATTAACTGTTTGCCCTTTCGAGGTCTTTGTGGTACTGTGTATGTAAGTATGGTTCATATTCAGGGTCCAGTAGTTTTCTGCAGCTGCAAATACCAAACCTCCAGAACAAAATGAGGCTGCGGTGACAAAGTCCACCTGTAGATGGCAGTGTGAAAGCAATGTATTGACAGATCTTACTCTTGCTTGCTCTTTCATCTGATTGAAGATGAGGTGGTCAACTCTAGTGGGATTTGGTGGAGTTTTGGGCAGGTTTGTGTTGGCCACTGCTGCAGTCCTTTTACCAAGAAATGTCTCGGtctgaaatattaataaaaaacaaatgagaatAACAACATAACACTTGCACAACagcaaaatatatgttttatattttgtcaaaTCAAAAGCCCCAATACTTAATAAGGtaacaaacatgtaaatatatgttgaaTTTATATGTTGCATATATGCTAATCATTTGCAGCTCATCTGAACATAAACGGCGCGTGTTCAGATGTATTGTTTGGCAACAAACAACCTGATTCGGAAAGCAtaccctcttcctctcctctccaagCCCCTCAACTGCTCATAACACTCGTCCAGTGTAGAAGTAGAGCTGGATCGCAGGTCCTCCTTGATTCATCACCATTGAAGTCGTCAGGGCCGAGGCCATGCCATGATAAGTGCTTTCTCCGCTGCAGCTCAACATGTCACTGACATAGGAGTTGAAAACTGCAGACTCGTTGGCTGACATTGTATCGCCCAAGTCCATGCCAGGCACGCAGCCTCCATAGGGCAGTGTGGATCTGGAGCTGAAGTGAGGGGGGTTGATGGGCACGTTGGAGTACCTTCTGGGGTCATTCACAGCATACATGTACGGCATGAGCTGCTGTGTATTCCCTGCACTGACCATGCCGTTTTCTCCATCAAACCTGGGAGACTGCATGCTCCCCAGGTGGTCGGGGTTTGGGTTTTGAGAGAAGGCCTGTTTCTTATCTCCCCCTCTCATGTTAGTGTTGCTGAGGGGTCGTGTGGAGAAGCCTTCTCCGAGAAAGCCGGATATATGCATCCTCTTCTTTTCCCTTTGCACCTGTGGCTTGAGCTTGCTCTGCATCAGGCCATGCTGGATGTGATGCTTTGAATACTGGTTCATGCCCATGTTCATGGGCAGTGAAGTGTTCTCTCTATGCATGGCCATGTTGCTCTGGTATTGCTTTGGGAAGTTTAGAGATGCAGAGAACGACTTGGGTGGCTGgtagtactctgtgttttgTGGGCTGAAACCAGGTAGATCTTGAAAAGCATCGCGCCTATACATTGGCCTCCTCACTCCCCCGTTTCTTTCCACCTGCACTGTCCCAAATTCTCCCACCAGCTGTTTCTGGGTCTGCATTGCGGGAACACTTTGTGTTGACATGGCGGGGCTGGTGCTTTTCCATTGTTCAACCAAGCTGTCTTCATGCTGCACGCCCAGGGTCTGCCTTTGGATGCTTGGGTAAGCTCCCCCATAGAAGCCGTCATGCTCACCAGCCATGAACGACTGAAAGCTGCTGACCAGTTGGTTAATGTCTGGCGGCCCGTACCGCTCGTTGCTGATGCTCTGGATGTACTGGTCTTCATAATAAGGATGAAAGCATGGGCTGTTCGTTTCGCTTTGAGCTCTAAAGACATTACTGAGGTCAGGTAAACTATTAGCGGGTTGACTAttccctctgtctttctcagATGGAATGTTGTTGTATTTGCACTGTGGTGCCTGCGCACCCATATAGGTGTTTTCTCTGCTGGGAATTGATAAACCAGGTGGCAGTTTCTGAGGACGGGCGGTGTAGCTGTCCTGGTCTCCATTAGGCAGCCACTGTTGATTGGTAGAAATGCCATTGGACTGTTGATAAAACTCTTTGATGTCTCTGTCCACTGACTGTCCTTGTGCTTTACTTAAAGTCTCACGGGATACATAGTTAGGAGGAAAGGTTGGATGATGTTGCGTTTTAGCCTCTGATTGCAAATACTGGAGCAGTTCTTCTCTCAATGTCTTTGGAGACCAGACGGTATTACAATTAGGTAGGCTCCTGAAAGAAGTAAAAAGGACTTCCTTTAATGTCAGATTTTTTAAAACGACGACAgcatatatgaaatatatatatatatatatatatttaagatatttatttttgtctgcaCACCAGCCATAAATCATACAATAaacttatatactgtataagtGTGAAATACAATGTGAAAACCTAACACCATGACATACCCTTCACTGTAGTAGCTGTCCTGTGAATCTGCTTCATCCAAAATATTTGACACTAGACCCTGTAGATCAGTCTCCCCTTCACAGTCAGTACTGTCAGTGGGTTTCCTgcaaagacaacaaataaagtCCCTAGGATTTCTTAGAGGGCTAGCATTTAACAGCATGGCTGagtatgtgtttttcttccataaTAACAGTGAACTACCTCTGAATAACAGAATACAATTCCAAACCTATTTCGTTGAGGAGTAATAAAGGCACGATTGCTTAACACTACGAAGGGATAGTGCAGAGATGAAAAATCAGTTAAACTGAACATAGTTCAAACAGAGTACCTgattttattgttgttctgGGCACAATTGATAAGGCCATAGGGATCATCGTAAGCATTGTGAGACCAGGGCACGTAGGATGCTGTGTTCTGCTCCTGTAGTGGGATACTGGGGATGGCAACGAAGGGCAATGGCACGCTGCCATTGTTTCCACTACCTATATTTACACTGGCCTGCAAGACAGAGAAGCAATGGTTAATCAATCTAAAGCTcacatgaacaaataaataaaaaatgcgtGACTACTgtatttctctttctcacacaaaGCAGATTGAGGAAATGTAAAATGACTAATTGGCAGTGCTACAAAATCTTTAAAACTATTAATAATATTGGTGAGactcaataaacaaacaaaaaacgaCACATTTGAAACTGAAATGAGGAAAGCAATCAATTCaattgtgaggatttgctgcacTTTCGATTTATagcattattaaataaatgtttggtttggactgttggtctgaCAAACAACAAGCAACTTTCAAGATATCACTCTGGGAGTTTGGAAATGTTCACTACTTTCTGCCATGCAATTAATCTAGAAAATAATCCACAATGAAGATGAATGTTCGTTCAAGCTTCATTCAGAGACACTAATAATCATAAACAATGTAAGACACCttacaatgtatgaatatgttAGCTGATTCCACCATCAATTGGTTATAACACATGTCTATTGCAAATACaccatgacaaaaaaaaacccacttaataataaataatatcttACCACAGCTATGACCTTAACATAAAATCTTACCACAGCTATGACACTAAAAGGATACCTTACCTGGTGTTGGTATGTCGGAGAGAGGGAACTCGCAAATGTGCTCTGATGTCCGTCAAACGCCATCTTGAACTCCCTTGAACTTGGACTGATTCTTTACTCCATTAACGTTACTGgttttggcaacaaaaaaacacaaggaacTCACCGTTAAAATGCGACACCCCCCACACGGGACAAAAGTTTGGGATAACGCAGAAAGTTTTAGCTAACCGCTATCTCCGAGAAATAAATCCCCTTCGCCATTAACGGAACGGTTACCCCAATAGCTACCATCGGTGGGTTAAGCTAGCAGGCCGTTGAGCTCAACTCGGGAGTAAAACTTTCCAAAAACTTCTCGTCAAACTTGGTCAACTTGGTCTCAATCAACCAAAGTTAGCTGAGTAAAATACGGGATCGACCTACGCGAGTATGCAGAGTAACGTCCACTTCGGGAGTCTTCTTCACAGTCCGTACATTATCCTCCAGCGCTCTCGTGCGTCCCTCAGCTCGACCCTCGCGACCCTCGCCCACATTGGCTGAGCCCGGACGATTCTATTGTTTCGCCCAATTAACGTCAAGTAGGAGATCCAGGCGCATAGCAACAGACAGCGTCACTCTGTCTGTTGCCCCCATAGGCTGGCGTGGAGTAGCGGTATGGCACAGGTGGTCTCGTGCGTATAGATACAGACCTACAAACTCGCaaagcacacgcacgcacacgcgcgcacacacacacacatactatatagttgttattagactttttcttttgcctAAAATaaatttgattttgtttttagttGCACGGTTTGCAGTATGTTACGTATCATTCCTCCGTTCACTTCAGTTGTGTATAGCTGTTTCGCTTCAGTTTAACTGAAGAAGGTTCAgatcaatttaaatgtatttttactaaacacattttcacaaagtAATAGCACCACATTACCACATAAATGCGAGTGGCTGATTGGTTACTGGAttgtcacattttaaatgcaataacGTAACGTCACATGACATGGACATTGGAGTACACTAGGTGGGGAAGTCTACCCTCTATATGTGGGTTGTCGAGTCGGACCCATAGACAGTGGGTGATTGGGCCACGCAATCCAGCTGTGGAGCAAAGTTTGACAACGTTACCGACAATATGAGCGAcattaccttcaaaataaaataaaggcgTAAAGTGTTAACGCATACAACGTCTAATTGCCTTTAAAACATGTCATAATATCGAAGCAATCTACTAATGAATATCATTatgatgttttaaataacaTGTCCTGTAATACGAGGACAAggaataatattaattattattataattgtaatagtattattattattattattaagtagtagtagtatacatAAGTGTATCTTAATTAagttataaatacatattagtaattattttatatgaaaTATTAGCTATGCTAGTATCTTGTCATCCAAGTCTACAAACGCGTCCAATTCACCGTGTAGGACCTTAATTTGAAAGTTTTTACCGGAAGTGTTGTTTCTTATTGTCGGTGCCTTGATGGTATTGAGGGACTCCGGAGttgtagaaaagaaaaaagtcagcCAGCAGTTCTCTGCGGAGACCAGGGAGCAGCGTAGGTCTTCACCTCCGGGTTTTCACTTTAGAAAGTTACTCTCTCTTAAGAAGTGCTTGCAGAACTGATGATAACTCAGAGCAAGTTCACAGCGAAGTTTTATCGGGCTGAAGTTGCCGTTTTAAACTTGGGAAGATGATTTCTTGCAAGACCTGGTCCGCTGCACTCCTGCTGCCTCTGCTGATATCAGCCCAGTATCACGGGGACAACGGAATCGTCGTCCCGGAGCATGGATTTTGTCAGCCCATTTCCATACCTCTATGCACGGACATAGCCTACAACCAGACCATCATGCCGAACCTAGTGGGCCATTACAACCAGGAGGACGCAGGGCTCGAGGTGCACCAGTTCTACCCGCTCGTGAAGGTACAGTGCTCTCCGGAGCTGAAATTCTTCCTGTGCTCCATGTACGCGCCTGTGTGCACGGTCCTGGAGAAGGCCATCCCTCCCTGCAGGTCCATCTGCGAGAGGGCCAAGCAGGGCTGCGAGGCCCTCATGAATAAATTCGGCTTCCAGTGGCCGGACCGCCTGCGCTGCGAGAACTTCCCGGTGCTGGGAGACGGACAGATCTGTGTGGGACAAAACGACTCCTCCGCCGCCACCGTCCCACCCATCATCCTGGTCCCGGGCACCGACGTCCCCACACACGACAGGGTTTTCCGTTGCCCGCCCGTCCTCAAAGTGCCCCCATACTTGAACTACAAGTTTTTAGAGGTGAAAGACTGCGCAGCTCCCTGTGATCCGTCGAGGAGCGGCGGGTACATGTTTTTCAGTGACAAAGAGATCCGTTTCTCTCGCATATGGATCCTGGTCTGGTCTGTGCTTTGCTGCGCCTCCACGTTATTCACGGTGACCACCTATTTGGTGGACATGCAGCGCTTCAGATACCCCGAGCGACCCATCATCTTCCTGTCCGGCTGCTACACCATGGTCTCCGTGGCCTACATAGCCGGCTACTTCCTGGGAGACAAAGTGGTGTGCAATGACAGCTTCAGCCCGGAGCGCTACAAAACCATCGTCCAAGGCACCAAGAAGGAAGGCTGCACCATCCTCTTCATGATGCTCTACTTCTTCAGCATGGCCAGCTCCATCTGGTGGGTCATCCTGTCTCTCACCTGGTTCCTGGCGGCGGGTATGAAGTGGGGCCACGAGGCCATTGAGGCGCACTCTCAGTACTTTCACCTGGCAGCCTGGGCGGTGCCAGCCGTCAAGACCATCAGCATCCTGGCCATCGGGCAGATCGAGGGCGACGTGCTCAGCGGCGTCTGCTTCGTCAGCCTGAGCAGCCTGGTCCCTCTACGGGGCTTCGTGCTGGCCCCCCTCTTCATCTATCTCTTCATCGGTACCTCCTTCCTGCTGGCCGGCTTTGTGTCGCTGTTCCGAATCCGCACCATCATGAAGCACGATGGCACCAAGACCGAGAAGCTGGAGCGGCTGATGGTGCGGATCGGGGTGTTCAGCGTGCTCTACACCGTCCCCGCCACCATCGTCATCGCCTGCGTCTTCTACGAGCAGGCCTTCCGCCCCCACTGGGAGCGCAGCTGGGTCAGCCACAACTGCAGGAGCCTGGCCATCCCCTGCCCTCTGCAGACCGGGCCCCGCATGACTCCCGACTTCACCGTCTACATGATCAAGTACCTCATGACACTGATAGTGGGCATCACCTCCGGGTTCTGGATCTGGTCTGGAAAGACTCTCCACTCTTGGCATAAGTTTTACACGAGGCTGACGAATGGCAAACAAGGCGAGACCACAGTGTAGAAGATGGGGAATATGACCAAATGttgactgggggggggggggggggtgatgtgtgtatgaatgtgtaccTGTTTGTCATGTGATAGGTAAGCAGCACCATAGAGGCATTTGTATTCGCTTCATAGCCACACATACTTGCCAAACGGAGGGTCAGGGTTTGACAAAAGGGCAAGCTGGATAAACAAGGACTGAGCCGGACTGTCTGAACAAATAACAAGCATGGCTATGGATGCCATGTGCTGAAAtgctctccccccaccccctcttaAAGCCAACATAAGCTCACGTTGAGTGACGATCCAGCAGCCAAGGAGCACAGAGAATGAGCGGCGGTTTGTTCTCTCTGTAAACctttcaaatgtaattaaatgaaattgtAAATAGTATTTGTAAAAACatgaaattatatatttgtatttatagaaAGTAAACCCCTTTCCTTGTCTGCCAGTGTACCTAACTTTACTTGTGCACTGTAAGAATGACACATACTGTAGATTTAGCTGATTAATCGCTGTTTTTGAATTACGTTGTTTTTGTATGGATTAAAAGACCATTTCAGTCTGTTGGACTACCTCCAagaagtttttttgttttatctcaTGGGCTGTAAGTCCTCTTTTTAACCCAAAGAAAACATGTGCTGAGACTCAGCAGAATGTGCAGatataatcaaatataaatcaaatgctGGATTTTAATTCCCTTGTTCAAAGAGGAacacatgtgtttttctttacttcttCCCTTCCTTATGTTGAGTTTCCTTTAATGATTAAATCATTTTGTGTTACTGTAAAGACCAACCGTTCTGTTTTCtcagggtggggtgggggggggggggggtgaaggtgTCACAGGGGTGTCACAGGGTGTCACAGGGTGTCACACCTGAACATCTGTTGCCTCAAACTGGCAGtaaaagaaagcattgtcaATGTTAGTGGAATTATCTTCTGACACAAGACCCTCCACCAAATACAAGGAGTGGGCTTCATACCGAGACAATTGGACACTCCTCTCCTGTTATATCCCAACATATTCTGAGATACTTCACATCCAAGTGTTTATGCGACTGAGAAACTGGTGCCAACCTGTAAGAATACTTTTTCTCACACATGTACAGCAACATCGCCTTCGGGtgccaaacaaaacaagaagccTTTATTAGCCCGTTGTTGGAGGGGGCTCGCTTA of the Cyclopterus lumpus isolate fCycLum1 chromosome 8, fCycLum1.pri, whole genome shotgun sequence genome contains:
- the moto gene encoding LOW QUALITY PROTEIN: uncharacterized protein moto (The sequence of the model RefSeq protein was modified relative to this genomic sequence to represent the inferred CDS: deleted 1 base in 1 codon), giving the protein MAFDGHQSTFASSLSPTYQHQASVNIGSGNNGSVPLPFVAIPSIPLQEQNTASYVPWSHNAYDDPYGLINCAQNNNKIRKPTDSTDCEGETDLQGLVSNILDEADSQDSYYSEGSLPNCNTVWSPKTLREELLQYLQSEAKTQHHPTFPPNYVSRETLSKAQGQSVDRDIKEFYQQSNGISTNQQWLPNGDQDSYTARPQKLPPGLSIPSRENTYMGAQAPQCKYNNIPSEKDRGNSQPANSLPDLSNVFRAQSETNSPCFHPYYEDQYIQSISNERYGPPDINQLVSSFQSFMAGEHDGFYGGAYPSIQRQTLGVQHEDSLVEQWKSTSPAMSTQSVPAMQTQKQLVGEFGTVQVERNGGVRRPMYRRDAFQDLPGFSPQNTEYYQPPKSFSASLNFPKQYQSNMAMHRENTSLPMNMGMNQYSKHHIQHGLMQSKLKPQVQREKKRMHISGFLGEGFSTRPLSNTNMRGGDKKQAFSQNPNPDHLGSMQSPRFDGENGMVSAGNTQQLMPYMYAVNDPRRYSNVPINPPHFSSRSTLPYGGCVPGMDLGDTMSANESAVFNSYVSDMLSCSGESTYHGMASALTTSMVMNQGGPAIQLYFYLDECYEQLRGLERRGRGYAFRIRLFVTETFLGKRTAAVANTNLPKTPPNPTRVDHLIFNQMKEQARVASLLDRMGCLCNTPIHVNIHTALNRHHMAICITQARRKEEIASMSKHQWQRAPFSEDRDALLLVIALKDLAATTRKMRTALWCALQMTLPKAAQRPDHHVNREATHKERGSSPFEGYTFKVMI
- the ccdc43 gene encoding coiled-coil domain-containing protein 43 encodes the protein MAAPVTDAGEFESWLNDRLDSLEVDLEVYGAYILGVLQEEESDEEKEDALQGILSAFLDEESVEDVCKQIIKQWTDWRNRSAAKSDAGDAEVQAIANMIEKQAQIVVKHKEVSEESKKRKEGKEALLAQYANITDDEHEAEEEETTSGNNFPAGEKSLFKNTNVEEVLSRQKQKRDQARDDAQKKKEGDKMQREKDKLTKQDRKEKEKKRTQKGERKR
- the fzd2 gene encoding frizzled-2; translation: MISCKTWSAALLLPLLISAQYHGDNGIVVPEHGFCQPISIPLCTDIAYNQTIMPNLVGHYNQEDAGLEVHQFYPLVKVQCSPELKFFLCSMYAPVCTVLEKAIPPCRSICERAKQGCEALMNKFGFQWPDRLRCENFPVLGDGQICVGQNDSSAATVPPIILVPGTDVPTHDRVFRCPPVLKVPPYLNYKFLEVKDCAAPCDPSRSGGYMFFSDKEIRFSRIWILVWSVLCCASTLFTVTTYLVDMQRFRYPERPIIFLSGCYTMVSVAYIAGYFLGDKVVCNDSFSPERYKTIVQGTKKEGCTILFMMLYFFSMASSIWWVILSLTWFLAAGMKWGHEAIEAHSQYFHLAAWAVPAVKTISILAIGQIEGDVLSGVCFVSLSSLVPLRGFVLAPLFIYLFIGTSFLLAGFVSLFRIRTIMKHDGTKTEKLERLMVRIGVFSVLYTVPATIVIACVFYEQAFRPHWERSWVSHNCRSLAIPCPLQTGPRMTPDFTVYMIKYLMTLIVGITSGFWIWSGKTLHSWHKFYTRLTNGKQGETTV